In one window of Drosophila ananassae strain 14024-0371.13 chromosome XR, ASM1763931v2, whole genome shotgun sequence DNA:
- the LOC6504412 gene encoding uncharacterized protein LOC6504412 yields MVNPNHKISPHLNGTPSNYIYLAANADYGRSLSKLCERSLLQKQRILLINSRQGSAELHNLEKYSTLQIVHMPDIESTPHGFLDFPDRDLDLVIFDLNSIVLNALHRPVMQQCSTDKLVRHIAKCSAAFANYREQLQARCKSVNTVLVMSQDSYPLTQAQFKLLCGLYFCGNECHTSLSKLAGRIFSSQ; encoded by the exons ATGGTCAACCCGAACCACAAAATCAGCCCGCACTTGAATGGTACACCCAGCAACTACATTTATCTGGCCGCTAATGCGGACTACGGCCGCAGCTTGAGCAAG CTTTGCGAACGTAGTTTGCTGCAAAAGCAACGTATTTTGCTAATAAACAGTCGCCAAGGCAGTGCCGAATTGCACAACCTGGAGAAGTACTCAACGCTGCAGATCGTTCACATGCCGGACATTGAGAGCACGCCGCATGGTTTCTTGGACTTTCCCGACAGGGACCTGGACCTGGTCATCTTTGATCTGAATTCGATTGTTCTGAACGCCCTGCACCGGCCGGTGATGCAGCAGTGCTCCACGGACAAGCTGGTCCGCCACATCGCCAAATGCTCGGCGGCGTTCGCCAACTACCGGGAACAGCTCCAGGCCAGATGTAAATCGGTGAACACCGTTCTGGTGATGTCCCAGGACTCGTATCCTTTGACCCAGGCCCAGTTCAAGCTGCTCTGCGGTCTGTATTTTTGCGGCAACGAGTGCCACACAAGTTTATCCAAACTGGCGGGTAGAATTTTCTCCTCTCagtaa